Proteins encoded together in one Gigantopelta aegis isolate Gae_Host chromosome 8, Gae_host_genome, whole genome shotgun sequence window:
- the LOC121379101 gene encoding carbohydrate sulfotransferase 15-like isoform X1 — MFTFDGINSINNVGIIMRLRWRRWLLVFATTAVFVIVYRANHSWRPDDQKPDVLREMQVYDNFAELSQEYQKHRTQEQTETKKPTDQVSEWFKSVLKPYVVAGETKMDIEKSRQVLLNQNSQTKSVKLQHTAKKIDYINKETVVKIPDDILAMEPPQYLPNYKNPCWYQGNTTTVSLRCLPYFQLIGVDKSGTTDLWFRLVQHPQVLQLNGVLGKETHWWSWRRFGFDIWVRNAKIRSFEWYLQAFDRPAQKIESTIENNGNISGYHPLITGEGSPTVFWDLTGWDMFPQNRNLKPEDAYLTPHCIHHLTPSTKFIVIFRNPTERLYSDYLFLARFRNEKEKLTPETFNYAVIRSIKMLQDCRAIHTIKSCLYNKTLHMHMPSRIMVGMYAVYLKEWYKVFPKSQILVLRNEDYSKDILGHITKVYNFLGLQELQSQTVQRIASLKRQFTRSEKDLSVGPMWNQTRTVLNLFYKEYNTELASFLEDKRFLWNELM; from the exons ATGTTCACATTTGATG GTATCAACAGCATCAACAACGTCGGCATCATAATGAGACTACGGTGGCGACGATGGCTGCTGGTGTTTGCCACGACTGCTGTCTTCGTGATCGTGTACCGCGCCAATCACTCCTGGAGGCCAGACGACCAGAAACCAGACGTCCTCAGAGAGATGCAAGTGTACGATAACTTCGCCGAACTGTCGCAGGAATATCAAAAACATAGAACTCAAGAACAGACCGAAACAAAGAAACCGACAGACCAAGTATCAGAATGGTTTAAGAGCGTCTTGAAACCGTATGTCGTTGCTGGAGAAACAAAGATGGATATAGAAAAGTCAAGACAAGTTCTACTTAATCAAAACAGTCAAACGAAGTCCGTGAAATTACAGCATACAGCAAAAAAGATCgattatattaataaagaaaCTGTTGTTAAAATTCCAGATGATATTCTTGCAATG GAACCTCCGCAATATTTGCCCAACTACAAGAATCCTTGCTGGTACCAGGGTAACACCACCACAGTGAGTTTGCGTTGTCTCCCCTACTTCCAGCTGATTGGTGTGGACAAGAGCGGCACCACTGACCTCTGGTTCCGATTGGTTCAACATCCGCAGGTCCTACAACTTAACGGGGTGCTCGGCAAAGAAACACACTGGTGGTCGTGGAGACGTTTCG GATTTGACATCTGGGTTCGGAATGCTAAAATTAGGTCGTTCGAATGGTATCTACAAGCGTTTGACAGACCAGCGCAAAAGATAGAATCCACAATAGAAAACAATGGTAACATTTCCGGTTACCATCCATTAATTACTG GTGAAGGCAGCCCCACTGTGTTTTGGGATCTGACGGGATGGGACATGTTTCCTCAGAACAGAAATCTAAAACCGGAAGACGCCTATCTGACCCCCCACTGCATCCATCACTTAACACCATCTACGAAATTCATTGTTATATTCAGAAATCCAACTGAAAG ACTGTACTCCGACTACTTATTCCTGGCACGGTTTCGAAACGAGAAAGAAAAACTGACGCCCGAAACCTTCAACTATGCTGTGATCAGGTCCATTAAAATGTTACAGGATTGCAGAGCCATTCACACCATCAAGAGCTGTCTCTATAACAAAAcactgcacatgcacatgccG AGTCGGATAATGGTTGGAATGTATGCAGTGTATTTAAAGGAATGGTATAAGGTGTTTCCCAAGAGCCAGATTCTGGTGCTGAGAAACGAGGATTATTCCAAGGATATCCTTGGTCACATCACTAAGGTCTACAACTTCCTAGGACTCC AGGAGTTACAATCACAGACCGTCCAGAGAATAGCCAGTTTGAAAAGACAGTTCACCAGGTCAGAGAAGGATCTCTCTGTGGGCCCAATGTGGAATCAAACACGGACCGTGTTAAATCTCTTTTATAAAGAATATAACACTGAACTGGCTAGTTTTTTGGAAGACAAAAGATTTTTGTGGAATGAACTTATGTGA
- the LOC121379101 gene encoding carbohydrate sulfotransferase 15-like isoform X2, with amino-acid sequence MRLRWRRWLLVFATTAVFVIVYRANHSWRPDDQKPDVLREMQVYDNFAELSQEYQKHRTQEQTETKKPTDQVSEWFKSVLKPYVVAGETKMDIEKSRQVLLNQNSQTKSVKLQHTAKKIDYINKETVVKIPDDILAMEPPQYLPNYKNPCWYQGNTTTVSLRCLPYFQLIGVDKSGTTDLWFRLVQHPQVLQLNGVLGKETHWWSWRRFGFDIWVRNAKIRSFEWYLQAFDRPAQKIESTIENNGNISGYHPLITGEGSPTVFWDLTGWDMFPQNRNLKPEDAYLTPHCIHHLTPSTKFIVIFRNPTERLYSDYLFLARFRNEKEKLTPETFNYAVIRSIKMLQDCRAIHTIKSCLYNKTLHMHMPSRIMVGMYAVYLKEWYKVFPKSQILVLRNEDYSKDILGHITKVYNFLGLQELQSQTVQRIASLKRQFTRSEKDLSVGPMWNQTRTVLNLFYKEYNTELASFLEDKRFLWNELM; translated from the exons ATGAGACTACGGTGGCGACGATGGCTGCTGGTGTTTGCCACGACTGCTGTCTTCGTGATCGTGTACCGCGCCAATCACTCCTGGAGGCCAGACGACCAGAAACCAGACGTCCTCAGAGAGATGCAAGTGTACGATAACTTCGCCGAACTGTCGCAGGAATATCAAAAACATAGAACTCAAGAACAGACCGAAACAAAGAAACCGACAGACCAAGTATCAGAATGGTTTAAGAGCGTCTTGAAACCGTATGTCGTTGCTGGAGAAACAAAGATGGATATAGAAAAGTCAAGACAAGTTCTACTTAATCAAAACAGTCAAACGAAGTCCGTGAAATTACAGCATACAGCAAAAAAGATCgattatattaataaagaaaCTGTTGTTAAAATTCCAGATGATATTCTTGCAATG GAACCTCCGCAATATTTGCCCAACTACAAGAATCCTTGCTGGTACCAGGGTAACACCACCACAGTGAGTTTGCGTTGTCTCCCCTACTTCCAGCTGATTGGTGTGGACAAGAGCGGCACCACTGACCTCTGGTTCCGATTGGTTCAACATCCGCAGGTCCTACAACTTAACGGGGTGCTCGGCAAAGAAACACACTGGTGGTCGTGGAGACGTTTCG GATTTGACATCTGGGTTCGGAATGCTAAAATTAGGTCGTTCGAATGGTATCTACAAGCGTTTGACAGACCAGCGCAAAAGATAGAATCCACAATAGAAAACAATGGTAACATTTCCGGTTACCATCCATTAATTACTG GTGAAGGCAGCCCCACTGTGTTTTGGGATCTGACGGGATGGGACATGTTTCCTCAGAACAGAAATCTAAAACCGGAAGACGCCTATCTGACCCCCCACTGCATCCATCACTTAACACCATCTACGAAATTCATTGTTATATTCAGAAATCCAACTGAAAG ACTGTACTCCGACTACTTATTCCTGGCACGGTTTCGAAACGAGAAAGAAAAACTGACGCCCGAAACCTTCAACTATGCTGTGATCAGGTCCATTAAAATGTTACAGGATTGCAGAGCCATTCACACCATCAAGAGCTGTCTCTATAACAAAAcactgcacatgcacatgccG AGTCGGATAATGGTTGGAATGTATGCAGTGTATTTAAAGGAATGGTATAAGGTGTTTCCCAAGAGCCAGATTCTGGTGCTGAGAAACGAGGATTATTCCAAGGATATCCTTGGTCACATCACTAAGGTCTACAACTTCCTAGGACTCC AGGAGTTACAATCACAGACCGTCCAGAGAATAGCCAGTTTGAAAAGACAGTTCACCAGGTCAGAGAAGGATCTCTCTGTGGGCCCAATGTGGAATCAAACACGGACCGTGTTAAATCTCTTTTATAAAGAATATAACACTGAACTGGCTAGTTTTTTGGAAGACAAAAGATTTTTGTGGAATGAACTTATGTGA